Sequence from the Muntiacus reevesi chromosome 9, mMunRee1.1, whole genome shotgun sequence genome:
GAGACACAGGAAAATGAGGGTTCCGCAGAATATGACGACGGCGGTCAGATGGGACCCGCAGGTGGAAAAGGCCTTGCACCTCCCTTCCGCCGAGTTCATCCGGAGAATGGCAATGAGGATGAACAGGTAAGATAAGATAACCACAGTCAGAGAATATACGAAGTTAATGCCGGCGAGTGTGagcattgtatattcttttacAAAGGTTCCAGCACAGGCCATTTTGATGAGAGGCGGGTCTGCACAGTAGAAGCGGTTGATCTCAATCTTCCCACAGAAGGACAAGCCATAGGTCCATAACGTTGCTGCCAGACTTGTCAGGAAACCATACACGTAAGGGAAGGAAATCAGTCGGATGCAGACAATCCTTGACATTCTGCTGCCATACAGCAAAGGGCTCCCGATGGCCATGCACCTGTCAAAGGCCATCGCAGCAAGAATAAATATCTCTACATGGACGAGAGCAATAAAGAAGAAACACTGTACCAGACAGCCAGCGTAAGAAATCGTTTTTGTCTCGGATAACAGGTTTTCCAGCATTTTAGGGGTGACATTGGAGGAAAACCACACATCAACAAATGACAAATGACTCAGAAAAAAGTACATGGGGCTGCTGAGTTGTGGGCTGACCTTAATTAGCAGGATCGTGCCGATATTACCCACCACGGTGACCATGTAGACCAGCAGGAAAATGACAAAGAAGAGAGCTTGCCATTCCCGACGACTGGTTAGTCCCAAAAGAATAAACCCTGTCACATCCGTCAAGCTGAGCATTTTCTCTGCTCTAAGTCAATATCCCATACAAACTTCTCTGATAACTaagaggaaataaatttaaaatcaaatgttGAACATTATCAATGTATATTTTATtcatgctcctttttttttttaactaaatatcTATGACTTCATTTTGACACTCTTTTTCAGCAATTTGTTTCTGAGTATCTGCTGTTTAATAAGCTCCCTGGAGGTATTTACATTGATAGATATAATATACTAACCCACTTACATAAGAGTTGTACAAAATGCGATTGAAACATGCTATTCCTAAAAATTATAATTgtccaaatgtgtgtgtgtgtgtgtgtgtgtattcagttgtgtccgactgtatgactccagggactatagccccccagactcttctatccatgggattttccaaccaaaaatactggagtagcttgccatttcctcctcaaggggagcTTCACAACCTGGGgctgaactggagtctcctgcatcagcaggtggattctctaccacttagccaccagggaagcccaagactattTCTTAAATATCCCTTGCTTCCAACTGGCATTTtggtaaatattcattttaagatatttatagaGGGTtagatttctctttttaatgtaactcaaaaataatacttttcctcctttttaatatAAGCATGTTCTCTaggattatgggcttccctggtggcttagatggtaaagtgtctgcctgcaatgcgggagacctgggttcaatccctgggtcaggaagaacccctggagaaggcaatggcaccccactccattactcttgcctggaaaatcccatggatgaaggagcctggtgggctacagtccatgggggtgcaaagagtcagacacgactgagcgacttcactttcacttccaggaTTATTAGAGCAAAACCATTTAATCCAATAAATTGTCAGCCCtaaatatcagataaaatttatttttaatctaaccTCATACTTGGCCTCATTTAAAGAAGGACAAACTGCTCACAGCAATCTTTGAAATGAAGGGTTGAATCACTTACACACTTTGATATGCTGTGTGTGTTCCCTGGATAAGGACTCTAACAAACCTAGCATGTAATTATAATCTGCTAGATGCCCTCCACTGTTATGTTCCTCAGATTCAAAGATAAGACCAGGAGATCAGTGTCACTAGGGAGAGTGGTAGTAATGTAATTAAAACGTGTAAAATCGTGATGTATTCCTACAGTTTTATACTCGGAGGAGAAAGCAGGGAATGACTGACTCTTCTTTGGAGATCCAGTGGAGTCTAGGAAAGCTTCTTGGATagttacaaatttattttcaaatagagATTGTATCATATGAACCTTTCCAGTACAGTACTTCacaaaatattttcctgaaaaaatACTAGTGCCTTGAATTCTGTTAATAAGTATAATGGAGGAAAATCCATAAATGTTTATTCATCAAATAATGAGAAATGTTTGTGTCTTATCCAAATTCTTACAATTATGCAACTTACCTCATAAACTATGCAAAACTGTTTGGGAAAGAATTCTAATACATTTAGTCTAGCTAGCATTTACTTAGCTCTAAATGAGAGAAATGAGAGAGTGATAGAGATGATTTTAAGTGTATGAAAGGATGTGCATAGGTTTTATGCAATCATTACACCATTGTATACAAGGGAATTGAGTTTCTGCAGATTTGGGGGCCCtggggggatggggtggagggtggtgTTCTAGAAGCAATCCTTCTGAGTTACAAAGGAGAGCCGTATTTGTCCTAAATGTGCCACAGTATCattttgagctgcttgtggacCTGCTCAATCCAAGGGAACTACAACAGGAAAAATGGAACACAGAACTACTTGTAAACCACACAGACAACACAacttaataaaaagttttaaaaataatatgttagCTTTTGAAAAAGATGAATgtcctaaacaacaaaaaaagagatggaTTTTTAAAGATTGGGAAATTACTGAAAGATATGTTTTAGACATCAACATAAATgatagagaaaatataaagatgaagGAGAGATTCTGAACAtggaaacacattaaaaatatgcTAATAGAACATATTGATATTGAGTTAACAGAATGTGCCAGTATTgtctgcttatttttaaaatattagcagaAGAAGAATTTTTATCTGGAAAGTCAGATCTCACTGCATCTAACTGTACCaaggatgatccagagggatggtaTGAAAGACCAGTGTTGTTAGTActtcacaaagaaaaatacatgaaaaccTGCGTGGTGGTTTAACAGGTAATTGAGAGATCTGACGAACTAATGAGGAAAATGGAATAGTCAGATCTGATCCTAGGAATTATGGAGactggaaaaaagagaaggatttGGAGACAGACGGTTTTACTCACCAtcttcttcaggcaaaaatatacacacaagCTCCCCATATTGTATCACTCTGCCTTTCAAATGAAGTTACCAGTAATTGTAGATTATTTTCCCCCCAAGGCCAGAAAAGAGGAAACATTAAGTATTCCAGTTAGAGAATTCTGTTTCTATTGTGAAAGTGTTTTTGAATTCTGGCTCCATGACTTATTTATGAACTTAGGCAGGCTTTCTCCttagcttgttttgtttttcatttctctatgtCTTAATATGATGTAATAAGTATTAATTAACAGTATTAGCTTCATTGCTGGAGAGTATGAAAAGACATAGTCAGCTCTCTTGCAACCCCTGGAtggtagcacaccagactcctctgcccatgggattctccaggcaagaatactggagtgagttgccatttcctgctccagtaaTAAATAAGAAGATGCAATTATTACTGAATGCACTTGTGGAAACTGTAGCTTCATTAATAGCTTTTAATAATCAAATATTCAAATCTCAATATAaaaatttctgtctctctctgacaAATACACACCTCCATACCTGGATAATATAAATGGAACAATTAATGTTAATTAATGAAGaatacaagaaaacaaaatataggaTGAAAGCTTCATCTTCCAGCTCCAGATAGATGTGTTTGTATACCAACCTCTAAATAGAGCAAATATTCCCAGGAAGGATGCAGAATGGGAAAGTGAATGTTGTGTAAGAGATGAGATGATGCCAGGCAGAAAAGACACTGGAAATCCACAAGAGAAGTTTCCCTTAAATGAatgccttattaaaaaaaaaaaaaaagcaattaagaATCTTCTTCTAGAAATAACCCTGGGGAAAGTATATCTCTAGAGGAAAAGTTGAtcgctgagtttttgttttgtaatagatttgtaaaatttatttttcccccaaattcaagTTATTTTGAAAGTATCCTGGGATctaataacatatttttatttgcataataAACCAGGAAAAGTATTTCCAGAATCTGCGAGCCTTTCATGACTTTTACTCCTATATTCTACCAACCATCTCTCTCGCCTAAATCACAGACTCTGAATTACACTCCATTCTAAACTGAAAACCAAAGTGGGTCTCTAAAAGCAAGTCATTTCAAATTGCTTCTTAATTGGAAACTTTTCAGAGCTTCTCGTTTTTCTCAGGGTAAAAGTCTTCCAGTGGCTCACAGGATCTTGGCCTCTAGTCCCTTATCTGCCTATGATCTCATATTCCATTAATTTTCTCACTGCCCTAGGCTGCAGCCACACTGGCTTCCATTTGTTCTTAAAACTTTCCTTGAATGCTTGCATCTGCCTTTTCCTTAGTTACTCCATCTGTCTAAAACGCTGCTCCGTAAGTACCTCCATGGCTCATCTCTAAACCACTTTCATGAGATTTTTGTTCAATTATCATCTTCTCAATGAAATCAACCTTCATTCTCATATCTGAGCCAGAGGTACCCCTTTGCTCCTTTATCTTACAAGATGATTTTTATacagatttttccataacatcacTAATATACTCTACaatttatttccatattttcctGATGGTTTATGCTTGTTTCACACAACTGGAATATAAGTCTCATGAGATCAAggatttcttttgctgttttgttcaTTGATAGCAAATAACTAAAACAGAGCCTCAAACATAACAGGCACTCAGCTAATATTCGTTGGGCAAATAAGTGAATTAATTAATTCAACTTCAGGTTAAAATGCTGAGAAGTAGgccaaaataattataaacaagtttatgtatattattattggcattttaatattattaaggaTAGAGAGATTATTAATTTACTAATGGGATGTCTTATGAGAATTAGTGTTGGTATCTCGCTTCAGACTGCATGCAAAAACTAAATTGCAAactatataaattaattataaacattttaaatacgtGTGTAATGCAATAACTTTTGTGTGAATGATTATACAGTTTTTCATAGTAGTTAAAATTGAACTAGTTGCATAATaacctctgaaattttctggctTTCAAATTAATTAAGTTTTATAATCTAGGGCAAGAATACAGCTAAATAGAGAAATTAGTTCTGCTGTTGATAAGTTAGGCAGTTTAGAGTTACAcacaaaaataggagaaaaatcaCATACAATATCATATGTTATTAATGTTGATTATTTAATGTGAAAACTGGCTTGACCCTGAGGTAAATTCCTAAACAAAATTCCTAGAAAGTATTGATCAAGTTGAATACTCTgaaacatacacatgcacatacacatgtacaaaCACACATTTGACACatgtttttgattgggtcgtttatttttctggaattgagttgcagaagctgcttctatatttttgagattaattctttgtcagttgcttcatttgctattattttctcccattctgatagccgaagcaatcttgagaaagaagaatggactggaagaatcaacctgcctgacttcaggctacactacaaagctacagtcatcaagacagttgGTACTGGctcaaagacagacatatagatcaatggaacaaaatagaaagcccagagataaatccacacacctatggacaccttatctttgacaaaggaggcaaaaatacatgatggagaaaatattatctctttaacaagtggtactgggaaaactggtcaaccaattgtaaaagaatgaaactagaacacgttctaacaccatacacaaaaataaactcaaaatggattaaagatctaaatataagaccagaaactataaaactcctagaggagaacagaggcaaaacactctccgacataaatcacagcatcctctatgacccacctcccagaatattggaaataaaagcaaaaataaacaaatgaaacctaGTTAAACTTGAAAACAGGTTTTCTTAACCATAAAATCAAGCAGACTTGCTTAGCAACAAATTGTTCAGCATAATCATGAGATATGCCTCCAAATAATCAAACAATGATGGCATGAGACCACATCCTACCCAGggagctcagtaagttaatgacACCTAGGACATGCTCTGCACACACACTAAAAAATAACAATTCATGGGAAAGTTGCATTTCAAAGTGAAATACCCTCATTGTACTGAGACCTAAGATACATTTTCCTTAGTGCCATGACTGTCCCAGCTTGACCAAGTAGGGACAAGAAAATATCCCTGCCCAAATTGGAAGAGGAACTGAAGTTGGAAACATAATATCCACTTAAGAATGAGTAAGAAAGTGGCCTTTTCCCCATCCCCACTTTTCTTTGCATTATAAAACTGCAATCCACTAAGTTCTCAGGACACAGAGCCATATCATCTGCCTGTTTTTAAGTCTCACATGTCTTATTCTAGTAAATCACATCTTATCTATCATTTTGCCTCTAATTGAATTTGTTCTGTGTGGAGGCATAAAGGACTGGAGCTCCTCAGAGCCCCTTGAAATACCATCAAAAGGTCTCACACCACTGTCTAGCATTTTTCTTCCTTATGGTCAGTCTCAATATTTTTCTTCAGTCATTGGGAAGTCCACACCATGACATTGATGTCTATCCATGGATGGTCATACCttctgttttctatatattaGCTGAATTTCCTCCACACCATTCACATGGCTTTGTGTCACAGTTTATTGCCACCTCACTTTGTGTTGTGGGATGTAGCATGTCTCTTTAAAACCCATATATTGAAGTCTTGATCCCCAGTACCTCAGCATAGGAGTGAATTTGGAGATAGAgtcttcaaagaggaaattaaagtgTCATGAGTTCATACGAGTGGGTCCCAACTCAAGATGACCAGAAATCAGGTCATGGAAATGCTCAGAGGAAAAACTGAATATTGAGCCAAGGGAATgacagccatctacaagccagaCAGAAGCTTCAGAAATAACTATCCTTGCTGACACTTTGACCTTGAATTTTCAGCCTCCAAACTGGAAGGAAATCAATCTCTCTTGTCTCAGCATCTAGTCTGTCATGCTTTGTTAATAGCAGTACTAGCAAATTAATATACTCTGTGATCTATAGACAGACAGAATGTTTTGATATTGGGATGAAGCTTTCCTTCTTAGGAtactagctttatttttaattgtttttaagtaACTTTCATAACAAAGTTTAATACACACATAGAAAATGTACACAAAACATAGCTGGACAGGTTAGTGgattttttacaaaataaatatacctGTAAGATCAAACATCTGAATCAAAGAGATTAACCCTACAAGAGACATGCTCCTCACCTCTTTTTGCACTCACTATCCTTCAAGGTAACTATATTATCACTTTTAATGCTATAACTAATGTGTCTGTTTGTGAATTTCACATAACTGGAATCAAAGAATACATTGGCTTCTATGCAAAATATTTTGTGGAACACTGTGTGAGTGTCCTCAGGGATCACCATCTGTGGTGGCTGCAGTCTGACGGCTGCTGGCGTTATAGTGTCAGTCACTcggtcacgtccagctctttgcgaccccatggactgtagctcgccaggctcctctgtccaaggaattctccaggcaagaatactggagggggtttccatgcccttctccagggatcttccaagcccagggatcaaacccaggtctcccacatttcaggcagattctttgcagttTGATCTACCCGGCAAGACCTCTGATGGCTGCTGGTTGTCAGATATTCTTTGGTTCCTTCCTGACTTCCCTCAGGCTCACCGGCTCACCTTTGTAGGACTGCAAATCACCAGTGACAGTGACATCCTTGGTGTACTGATAGGGCACAtggtattttatttctcaaaatcaaAGTATATTTGGATCTACTTCCATTTAATCATAGGAGCCCATGTTTTAAATCCATATCTAATTTGGAACAGGATGCTGTAGGGTGGGTTTGAGgattaaacaaatgaatatttataaagcCCTGAGATTAAGGTATCTTATAGGCCAAGTTCTGATCTAAATAACACTTCATTTAACTCTCAAACCAACCATTACTATTCTGTCCATCAGAAAAACATCCAGTATTATAGTTCTCAGGTTTAGTACAGAAGGAAATAATGTATGTGCCATAGAAATGACTGGTAAAAACATGGGCTGTGGAGTCAACTTGATGAATTCTCATCCTGGCTTTAGCAATTTTGATCCAAGCACTCAGGACACTGTTTCTTAATATTTCTaggcttcatctttttttttttttcttaccctcAAAATAGATTACTTATATGGGTAGGGTTATTTTGAGGATTATACAATATAAAGTATGCAATATGGAAAATATTGTTCTCCAtacatgtctgtgtatgtgtgcatactcagtcatttctgacactTTGTACCTCCATGGATTGGCTAgtcctcaataaatggtagctattagtCATTAAGTAAAGAATCATAGAAAATGGCATTCAAtatatttcagtttccttataATCCACCTAAATGACTTAATGCACTTTATAAGTAACAGTACCTAAAATAGTAAATATCCACACTTTTCTGGTCATTGGCACTTCCTTTTTCCATCTTGTCTTTTATGAATCATTAAGTCTAGTTTTCTAGTCTTGGTAATGCACATGATTGTTCATATAAGAAAGTAGAGTTTTGAtggttttaaataaatgtataacaaAGAAGTCTACATACCTATGGAGGAAGAGCCATCTTTAGAAAGAATATCAATGTCATGGCTCTTCTGCTGAATAATGCAGGCTGAACTTATATTATTTGTAGATTGATAACATATCCCTAAGAGATTACACATATAGGTGAGCATTAAGTAATTACTTTGTTAGATAATGTTTTTCCCTAAATGAGTTCTCTGGAGAAATAACAACTGGGTGCAATGCAGATTTGCCATGGGACCCAACTACTttctagtgttttgtttttttagattcagtgtcaatatttttcttcattcattggGAAGTCCACATCAAATATTGATGTCTGCCATCGATACTCACGCCATATTCTGCTACCTGTAATATTTGCTTAATCCAATTTACACAATTTTTTCCACACAGTTATCATAACTTTGTGCCACAATCTATTGCCATCTCACTTTGGGTTATGGattaaatagtttatttaataTCTATCGAAATCTTGACTCCCAGTACTTCTGAATATGATTGAATTTGTAGATATAgttttcaaagaggaaattaagt
This genomic interval carries:
- the LOC136175534 gene encoding olfactory receptor 5M3-like, whose translation is MLSLTDVTGFILLGLTSRREWQALFFVIFLLVYMVTVVGNIGTILLIKVSPQLSSPMYFFLSHLSFVDVWFSSNVTPKMLENLLSETKTISYAGCLVQCFFFIALVHVEIFILAAMAFDRCMAIGSPLLYGSRMSRIVCIRLISFPYVYGFLTSLAATLWTYGLSFCGKIEINRFYCADPPLIKMACAGTFVKEYTMLTLAGINFVYSLTVVILSYLFILIAILRMNSAEGRCKAFSTCGSHLTAVVIFCGTLIFLCLRRPTEESVGQGKVGAVVYTTVIPMLNPMVYSLKNKDVKGALNKVIGRILIS